The following coding sequences lie in one Stenotrophomonas rhizophila genomic window:
- a CDS encoding response regulator transcription factor — MSSAKRVLIVEDDVHIANLLRMHLRDEGYEVTHAATGDEGLALLEAQPWSALVLDLMLPGVDGLEICKRARAMARYTPIIITSARASEVHRILGLELGADDYLAKPFSMLELVARVKALLRRVEAMAQNARIDAGETEVAGLRIDPVARTAQVEGRPLELTPREFDLLYFFARHPGQVYSRMDLLNQVWGYQHDGYEHTVNTHINRLRNKIERDPAAPQRIQTVWGRGYKLVDTDGDAA, encoded by the coding sequence ATGAGCAGCGCCAAGCGTGTCCTGATCGTCGAAGACGATGTCCATATCGCCAACCTGCTGCGCATGCACCTGCGCGACGAAGGCTATGAGGTCACCCACGCCGCCACCGGCGACGAGGGCCTGGCCCTGCTCGAAGCGCAGCCCTGGAGCGCGCTGGTGCTGGACCTGATGCTGCCGGGCGTGGACGGGCTGGAGATCTGCAAGCGTGCCCGGGCGATGGCGCGCTATACGCCGATCATCATCACCAGTGCGCGGGCCAGCGAAGTGCATCGCATCCTGGGCCTGGAACTGGGCGCCGACGACTACCTGGCCAAACCCTTCTCGATGCTGGAACTGGTGGCGCGGGTGAAGGCGCTGCTGCGGCGCGTGGAGGCCATGGCGCAGAACGCCCGCATCGATGCCGGCGAAACCGAGGTGGCCGGGCTGCGCATCGACCCGGTTGCACGCACCGCGCAGGTGGAAGGCCGCCCCTTGGAACTGACCCCGCGCGAATTCGACCTGCTGTATTTCTTTGCCCGGCATCCGGGCCAGGTGTATTCGCGCATGGACCTGCTCAACCAGGTCTGGGGCTACCAGCACGACGGCTACGAGCACACCGTGAACACCCACATCAACCGGCTGCGCAACAAGATCGAACGCGACCCGGCCGCGCCGCAGCGCATCCAGACGGTGTGGGGGCGGGGCTACAAGCTGGTCGACACTGACGGGGACGCCGCATGA
- a CDS encoding phasin family protein produces MASAFTDSFSDYTRQLAATATRANRLALENAESMFGVQLKTLEKNITATSGFFGEIAQSQEPGTLLPKGAQLARDNLARWTRAHQDVVDLGLKASEAFSELVRGPSADAPAKAGAAKR; encoded by the coding sequence ATGGCGTCCGCGTTCACCGATTCCTTCAGCGACTACACCCGCCAGCTGGCCGCCACGGCCACGCGTGCCAATCGGCTCGCACTGGAAAATGCCGAAAGCATGTTCGGCGTGCAGTTGAAGACGCTGGAAAAGAACATCACCGCCACCAGCGGGTTCTTCGGTGAAATCGCGCAGTCACAGGAACCCGGCACGCTGTTGCCCAAGGGCGCGCAGCTGGCCCGTGACAACCTCGCCCGTTGGACCCGTGCCCACCAGGACGTGGTCGACCTGGGGCTGAAAGCCTCCGAGGCGTTCAGCGAGCTGGTCCGGGGTCCGTCCGCGGATGCCCCTGCCAAGGCGGGCGCTGCCAAGCGCTGA
- the msrB gene encoding peptide-methionine (R)-S-oxide reductase MsrB, which produces MRYTRRNVLGMGAMTAAAGLFGLTACSGPAPAAPAAPTRRFEVMRTDAQWREQLSPAAYAVLRRQSTERPYSSPLNKEHRRGTFSCAGCALPLFSSSTKFDSGTGWPSFWAPLHGAVEEDRDTTLGMIRIEAHCRRCGGHLGHVFDDGPRPTGLRYCMNGVAMRFTAA; this is translated from the coding sequence ATGCGTTACACCCGTCGCAATGTGCTCGGCATGGGCGCCATGACGGCCGCCGCCGGCCTGTTCGGCCTGACCGCATGCAGCGGCCCGGCACCGGCCGCACCGGCGGCCCCCACGCGCCGTTTCGAGGTGATGCGCACCGACGCGCAGTGGCGCGAACAGCTCAGCCCGGCCGCCTACGCCGTCCTGCGCCGCCAGAGCACCGAACGGCCCTACAGCAGCCCGCTCAACAAGGAGCACCGGCGCGGCACCTTCAGCTGCGCCGGCTGCGCGCTGCCGCTGTTTTCCTCGTCCACCAAGTTCGACAGCGGCACCGGCTGGCCCAGCTTCTGGGCGCCCCTGCACGGCGCCGTGGAGGAAGACCGCGACACCACGCTGGGCATGATCCGCATCGAGGCGCACTGCCGACGCTGCGGTGGCCACCTGGGCCATGTGTTCGACGACGGTCCACGCCCCACCGGTCTGCGCTACTGCATGAACGGCGTGGCGATGCGCTTCACCGCGGCCTGA
- a CDS encoding sensor histidine kinase: MIRLTLSQRLSVVFCALLLACCGALLWIQMRSTAMHEQETVQRLSRGLAEHIARSGELMDARGMRGGEVRALFGKLMAVNPSVEVYLLDDEGRILGHDAPDGHLKRDRVDLAPVQALLHDEPLPILGDDPRSATGRKVFNAAPLWVQGRQAGYIYVVLVGEQREALAANIAANATLRTTLWSLAIVAVVGLLAGVVAFRWVTRPLRQLTRRIQAFDVDAAGVGTPLPPTPLRAGERDELAILQHSFGHMGQRLGEQWQQLREQDLQRRELVANISHDLRTPLSSLHGYLETLALKDATLGADERQRYLGIALAQSRKVGALAQALFELARLEHGGVSLDLQAFSLPDLVQDVFQKFELAAQARRQTLTADIPPGLPAVVADLGLIERVLTNLLDNAIRHTPEGGRIEVVLRAQDGEVQVAIADTGPGIAPERRASLFSTPPALGSARPDSGGLGLLIVHRILQLHHRQIRLMDSRDGALFVFTLPVAVR; this comes from the coding sequence ATGATCCGCCTGACCTTGTCCCAGCGCCTGTCGGTGGTGTTCTGCGCGCTGCTGCTGGCCTGCTGCGGCGCGCTGCTGTGGATCCAGATGCGCAGCACCGCCATGCACGAGCAGGAAACCGTGCAGCGGCTGTCGCGCGGGCTGGCCGAGCACATCGCACGCAGCGGCGAACTGATGGACGCACGCGGCATGCGCGGCGGCGAAGTGCGCGCGCTGTTCGGCAAGCTGATGGCGGTCAACCCCAGCGTCGAGGTCTATCTGCTGGACGACGAAGGCCGCATCCTCGGCCACGACGCGCCCGACGGCCACCTCAAGCGCGACCGCGTGGACCTGGCCCCGGTGCAGGCGCTGTTGCACGACGAGCCCCTGCCTATCCTCGGCGACGACCCGCGCAGCGCGACCGGCCGCAAGGTGTTCAATGCCGCGCCGTTGTGGGTGCAGGGGCGCCAGGCCGGCTACATCTACGTGGTGCTGGTGGGCGAGCAGCGCGAGGCGCTGGCGGCCAACATCGCCGCCAATGCGACCCTGCGCACCACGCTGTGGTCGCTGGCCATCGTGGCGGTGGTCGGGCTGCTGGCCGGCGTGGTCGCGTTCCGCTGGGTGACCCGCCCCCTGCGCCAGCTGACCCGGCGCATCCAGGCTTTCGACGTGGACGCCGCCGGTGTCGGCACGCCGCTGCCACCCACCCCGCTGCGGGCCGGTGAGCGCGACGAGCTGGCGATCCTGCAGCACAGCTTCGGGCACATGGGCCAGCGCCTGGGCGAACAGTGGCAGCAGCTGCGCGAGCAGGACCTGCAGCGGCGCGAGCTGGTGGCCAACATCTCCCATGACCTGCGCACGCCGTTGTCGTCGCTGCATGGCTACCTGGAAACGCTGGCGTTGAAGGACGCCACGCTGGGCGCCGACGAACGCCAGCGCTACCTGGGCATCGCGTTGGCGCAGAGCCGCAAGGTGGGCGCGCTGGCACAGGCGCTGTTCGAACTGGCACGACTGGAGCACGGCGGGGTCAGCCTGGATCTGCAGGCGTTCTCGCTGCCCGACCTGGTCCAGGACGTGTTCCAGAAGTTCGAGCTGGCTGCGCAGGCACGCCGGCAGACGCTCACCGCCGACATTCCGCCGGGGCTGCCCGCGGTCGTGGCCGACCTGGGGCTGATCGAGCGCGTGCTGACCAACCTGCTGGACAACGCGATCCGGCACACGCCCGAAGGCGGCCGCATCGAAGTGGTGCTGCGCGCGCAGGACGGCGAGGTGCAGGTGGCCATCGCCGACACCGGCCCGGGCATCGCGCCCGAGCGCCGCGCGTCATTGTTCAGTACGCCGCCGGCGCTGGGCAGTGCGCGCCCGGACAGCGGCGGGCTGGGGCTGTTGATCGTGCATCGCATCCTGCAGCTGCATCACCGGCAGATCCGCCTGATGGACAGCCGCGACGGCGCGTTGTTCGTGTTTACGCTGCCGGTGGCGGTGCGCTGA
- a CDS encoding PLP-dependent aminotransferase family protein, with amino-acid sequence MAANLYQSLADEMADAIHSGRLPVGTRLPSLRGLAAQRQLSLNTVIAAYRQLEDAGLVVPRPKAGFVVSPRLAEPTRSLRQAPSLATTQAQQLMMARVLAAQQQPGIVDLAFAGPRGRRFYPGDKLARSTAQVLRRAGMVETYARPNAATRLLEQIVRRGPRLGLHTSTERLVLTHGAMEALQLALRAVTRPGDAVGIEAPSYFNLYPLLSNLGLKAIELPTDPRRGLDVDAVAAQLERGALRAIVAMPTVHNPLGCTMPVAEKQRLAALVNHYRIPLIEDAVYAELQFQEPLAPLLKSFDEDGWVMVCSSFSKTLAPDYRIGWLDAGRFAADIQLLKFQSTGAEPRLLGEAVGAFLEAGSYEHHLRTLRRLYNDQVRRVRALIAQHFPAGTLATQPTGGFLLWVELPAGIDTGALFEQALARGVVFMPGQVYSRGARYRHCLRLSCCQELDAAYVDAIATLGQLACALRDA; translated from the coding sequence ATGGCAGCCAACCTTTACCAATCCCTGGCCGATGAAATGGCCGATGCCATCCACAGCGGTCGGTTGCCGGTGGGCACCCGCCTGCCCTCGCTGCGTGGCCTGGCGGCGCAGCGCCAGCTCAGCCTCAACACCGTCATTGCTGCCTATCGCCAGCTCGAAGATGCCGGCCTGGTGGTACCGCGGCCCAAGGCCGGCTTCGTGGTCAGCCCGCGCCTGGCCGAACCGACCCGCTCGCTGCGCCAGGCACCGTCGCTGGCCACCACCCAGGCCCAACAGCTGATGATGGCGCGGGTGCTGGCCGCGCAGCAGCAACCGGGCATCGTCGACCTGGCTTTCGCCGGCCCGCGCGGGCGTCGCTTCTATCCCGGCGACAAACTGGCGCGCAGTACCGCGCAGGTGCTGCGCCGCGCCGGCATGGTGGAAACCTATGCCCGCCCGAATGCGGCCACCCGGCTGCTGGAGCAGATCGTGCGGCGCGGGCCACGGCTGGGCCTGCACACCAGCACCGAGCGCCTGGTCCTCACCCATGGCGCCATGGAAGCGCTGCAGCTGGCCCTGCGCGCGGTGACGCGGCCCGGGGATGCGGTGGGGATCGAAGCACCGTCCTACTTCAACCTGTACCCGCTGCTCAGCAATCTGGGCCTGAAGGCCATCGAGCTGCCCACCGATCCGCGCCGCGGGCTGGATGTGGATGCCGTGGCCGCGCAGCTGGAACGCGGTGCGCTGCGTGCGATCGTGGCCATGCCCACCGTGCACAACCCGCTCGGCTGCACCATGCCCGTGGCCGAAAAGCAGCGCCTGGCCGCGCTGGTCAACCACTACCGCATTCCCCTCATCGAAGACGCGGTGTATGCCGAACTGCAGTTCCAGGAGCCGCTGGCGCCGCTGCTGAAATCCTTCGATGAAGACGGTTGGGTAATGGTGTGCAGCAGCTTCTCCAAGACACTGGCGCCGGACTACCGCATCGGTTGGCTCGATGCGGGGCGGTTCGCCGCCGACATCCAGCTGCTCAAGTTCCAGTCCACCGGGGCCGAGCCGCGCCTGCTCGGCGAGGCCGTGGGCGCGTTCCTGGAAGCGGGCAGCTACGAGCACCACCTGCGCACGCTGCGCCGCCTGTACAACGACCAGGTGCGGCGCGTGCGCGCGCTGATCGCCCAGCACTTCCCGGCCGGCACGTTGGCCACCCAGCCCACCGGCGGCTTCCTGCTGTGGGTGGAGCTGCCCGCCGGCATCGACACCGGCGCGCTGTTCGAACAGGCCTTGGCGCGCGGCGTGGTGTTCATGCCCGGCCAGGTGTACTCACGCGGCGCGCGCTACCGGCATTGCCTGCGGTTGTCGTGCTGCCAGGAACTGGACGCGGCGTACGTGGACGCGATCGCCACGCTGGGGCAGCTGGCCTGCGCCCTGCGCGACGCCTGA
- the queD gene encoding 6-carboxytetrahydropterin synthase QueD — protein sequence MEIFKVFTLEAAHRLPNVPPGHKCARLHGHSFRVELKVEGEPGEQTGWIMDFGDVKAAFQPIYDRLDHHYLNDIPGLENPTSERLAIWIWNELKPALPQLSEVTVHETCTSGCRYRG from the coding sequence ATGGAAATCTTCAAAGTCTTTACCCTCGAAGCGGCCCACCGCCTGCCCAACGTGCCGCCGGGCCACAAGTGCGCGCGCCTGCACGGGCACTCGTTCCGGGTGGAACTGAAAGTGGAAGGCGAACCCGGCGAGCAGACCGGCTGGATCATGGACTTCGGCGACGTCAAGGCGGCCTTCCAGCCGATCTACGACCGCCTGGACCACCACTACCTCAACGACATCCCGGGCCTGGAGAATCCGACCAGCGAGCGCCTGGCGATCTGGATCTGGAACGAACTCAAGCCGGCCCTGCCGCAGCTGAGCGAAGTGACCGTCCACGAAACCTGCACCTCCGGCTGCCGCTACCGCGGCTGA
- a CDS encoding Abi family protein yields MTRYLKQALTFQAQLQQLQSRGLGIADLDTANRYLQRVGYYRLMGYLYLQRMPGSDQFLRGATFEEAVSLYEFDRGLRDLVMEAVGHIEVATRTLLTYHFSHAYGPFGHLDPRNFSFSPADHRTWVDGISKEISRSKETFIRHYQDTYSTPAFPLVPIWMATEVMSLGSLSRFYKALRAVEQKVIARDVEMAAPVLQNWLHVTSVARNVVAHHGRLWNKELGVSAARPRSAGWSEPEAPFPPGRVFFLLLLLRRLLKQTTADAVLWRDRVDTHLQKGLTTDRHISGLGATHAWQTHRLWRL; encoded by the coding sequence ATGACTCGATACCTCAAGCAAGCGCTAACGTTTCAGGCGCAGCTGCAACAACTGCAGTCGCGCGGATTAGGCATAGCGGACCTCGACACCGCCAATCGCTACCTGCAGCGCGTCGGCTACTACAGGCTGATGGGCTATCTATACCTGCAACGCATGCCCGGTAGTGACCAATTCTTGCGTGGCGCAACCTTCGAGGAAGCCGTCTCCCTGTATGAATTCGATCGCGGCCTGCGAGATCTCGTGATGGAGGCTGTTGGTCATATCGAGGTAGCAACCCGCACGCTGCTCACCTATCACTTCTCCCATGCCTACGGGCCTTTCGGGCACCTGGATCCCAGGAACTTTTCCTTCTCCCCAGCAGACCACCGTACGTGGGTGGATGGGATCAGCAAGGAGATCTCACGTTCCAAGGAGACGTTCATTCGTCACTATCAGGACACGTACTCCACTCCGGCGTTCCCACTGGTTCCCATCTGGATGGCGACGGAGGTGATGTCGCTGGGATCCCTCTCGCGCTTCTACAAAGCGCTACGGGCGGTGGAGCAGAAGGTGATAGCACGCGATGTTGAGATGGCCGCACCGGTGCTGCAGAACTGGTTGCATGTCACGAGCGTGGCGCGCAACGTGGTTGCACACCACGGACGCTTGTGGAACAAGGAACTTGGCGTCAGCGCGGCACGTCCACGATCTGCCGGCTGGTCTGAGCCAGAAGCACCGTTCCCTCCGGGCCGGGTCTTCTTTCTTCTCCTGCTGCTTCGCCGCCTCCTGAAGCAGACCACGGCAGATGCTGTTCTTTGGCGTGACCGGGTGGACACCCACCTTCAGAAGGGGCTGACCACTGATAGGCATATCAGCGGACTTGGCGCCACACACGCGTGGCAGACACACCGCCTCTGGAGATTGTGA
- a CDS encoding cytochrome c biogenesis protein DipZ — protein MFLLVLAYLGGVLTILSPCILPVLPFVFARSDRPFLRSGLPLLVGMTLMFAVVASLAAVGSQWVAQANQIGRWIALVVMAVFALALLWPSLANRLLSPFQRLGARLSASADAASDAGRGGVGTSLLIGIATGLLWAPCAGPILGLILTGAALNGASVGTSGLLLAYALGAATSLALAIWIGGRVFAALKQRLGVGEWIRRALGVAALLAVVAIGMGWDTGVLTRLSTVSTAKLEQGLLDVLPGQEPAAGGSMMMMAANAPAGAPLPVEGTLPSLAGATGWLNSPPLSAEALRGKVVLVDFWTYSCINCLRAMPYVREWAERYRDHGLVVIGVHAPEFAFERSLGNVQRAVKDLKVTYPVAIDNDFAIWRGFNNRYWPAHYFIDAEGRIRAHHFGEGNYAQSEQIIRQLLREAGNTLPDEPAQAMAMAAAAPRDGIEQQADMRNLKSPETYLGHARAQSFASPGGQQPDHATDYTVPATLRLNQWALGGRWTVGEEDAHLDAAGGRIAFRFHARDLHLVLAPAVDGKPLRYRVRIDGQPPGAAAGGDVSADGSGQVGEHRLYQLIRQRGDVRERTFEIEFLDPGVHAYAFTFG, from the coding sequence ATGTTCCTGCTTGTCCTGGCCTATCTTGGCGGCGTACTTACCATCCTCAGCCCGTGCATCCTGCCGGTGCTGCCGTTCGTGTTCGCCCGCTCGGACCGCCCCTTCCTGCGCAGCGGCCTGCCGCTGCTGGTGGGCATGACGCTGATGTTCGCGGTGGTGGCCAGCCTGGCCGCGGTGGGCAGCCAGTGGGTGGCCCAGGCCAACCAGATCGGGCGCTGGATCGCGCTGGTGGTGATGGCGGTGTTCGCGCTGGCGCTGCTGTGGCCGTCGCTGGCCAACCGCCTGCTGTCGCCGTTCCAGCGGCTGGGCGCGCGGCTCAGTGCTTCGGCCGATGCGGCCAGTGATGCCGGGCGCGGCGGGGTGGGCACCTCGCTGCTGATCGGCATCGCCACCGGCCTGCTCTGGGCACCGTGCGCCGGGCCGATCCTGGGGCTGATCCTCACCGGCGCGGCGCTCAATGGCGCCAGCGTCGGCACCAGCGGACTGCTGCTGGCCTATGCGCTCGGCGCCGCCACGTCGCTGGCCCTGGCGATCTGGATCGGCGGGCGCGTGTTTGCCGCGCTCAAGCAGCGCCTGGGCGTGGGCGAGTGGATCCGCCGCGCACTCGGCGTGGCCGCGCTGCTGGCGGTGGTGGCGATCGGCATGGGCTGGGACACCGGCGTGCTGACCCGGCTGTCCACGGTGAGTACGGCCAAGCTCGAGCAGGGCCTGCTGGACGTACTGCCGGGGCAGGAACCGGCCGCGGGCGGTTCGATGATGATGATGGCCGCCAACGCGCCAGCCGGCGCGCCCTTGCCGGTGGAAGGCACCCTGCCCTCGCTGGCCGGCGCCACCGGCTGGCTCAACAGCCCGCCGCTGAGCGCCGAGGCATTGCGCGGCAAGGTGGTGCTGGTCGATTTCTGGACCTACTCGTGCATCAACTGCCTGCGCGCCATGCCGTACGTGCGCGAGTGGGCCGAGCGTTACCGCGACCACGGCCTGGTGGTGATCGGCGTGCACGCCCCGGAGTTTGCTTTCGAGCGCAGCCTGGGCAACGTGCAGCGCGCGGTGAAGGACCTGAAGGTCACCTACCCGGTGGCGATCGACAACGACTTTGCGATCTGGCGCGGCTTCAACAACCGCTACTGGCCCGCGCACTACTTCATCGATGCGGAAGGCCGCATCCGTGCGCACCACTTCGGCGAAGGCAATTACGCGCAGTCCGAGCAGATCATCCGCCAGCTGCTGCGCGAGGCCGGCAACACCCTGCCCGACGAACCGGCGCAGGCGATGGCGATGGCCGCCGCGGCGCCGCGCGATGGCATCGAGCAGCAGGCCGACATGCGCAACCTGAAATCGCCGGAAACCTACCTGGGCCATGCGCGCGCGCAGAGCTTCGCCTCGCCTGGCGGGCAGCAGCCGGACCATGCCACCGACTACACCGTGCCGGCCACCTTGCGCTTGAACCAGTGGGCGCTGGGTGGGCGCTGGACGGTGGGCGAGGAAGACGCACACCTGGACGCAGCCGGTGGCCGGATCGCCTTCCGCTTCCATGCCCGCGACCTGCACCTGGTGCTGGCCCCGGCCGTGGATGGCAAACCACTGCGCTACCGCGTGCGCATCGACGGCCAGCCGCCGGGCGCGGCCGCCGGGGGCGATGTGTCGGCCGATGGCAGCGGCCAGGTCGGCGAGCACCGGCTGTACCAGTTGATCCGCCAGCGCGGCGATGTTCGTGAACGCACCTTCGAGATCGAGTTCCTTGATCCGGGCGTGCATGCCTATGCCTTTACGTTCGGTTGA
- the msrA gene encoding peptide-methionine (S)-S-oxide reductase MsrA → MKIAMDKLVAGSIAAVIAAMTITAVVSLDRPAQAATAQAQALVTLPAPTGTADFKPPGIKRARVVFAGGCFWGVQGVFQHINGVDNAVSGYIGGSAGDASYTRVGSGGTGHAEAVQVTYDPSKVSYGQLMQVFFSVAHDPTQLNRQGPDRGTQYRSAVFADDAGQRDATQAYIAQLQRAKAFRAPVVTTVEGGKRFYPAEGYHQNYLTLHPESLYIRINDLPKVEALKRQYPALYRDTPRLVSTLSAR, encoded by the coding sequence ATGAAGATCGCAATGGACAAACTGGTGGCCGGCAGCATCGCGGCGGTGATCGCGGCGATGACCATCACCGCGGTGGTCAGCCTGGATCGCCCGGCGCAGGCGGCCACGGCGCAGGCGCAGGCGCTGGTGACGCTGCCTGCGCCCACCGGCACGGCCGACTTCAAGCCGCCCGGCATCAAGCGCGCGCGGGTGGTGTTTGCCGGCGGCTGCTTCTGGGGCGTGCAGGGCGTGTTCCAGCACATCAACGGCGTGGACAACGCGGTGTCCGGCTACATCGGCGGCAGCGCGGGCGATGCCAGCTACACGCGCGTGGGCAGCGGCGGCACCGGCCATGCCGAGGCGGTGCAGGTCACCTACGATCCGTCGAAGGTGAGCTACGGGCAGCTGATGCAGGTGTTCTTCTCGGTGGCCCACGACCCCACCCAGCTCAATCGCCAGGGACCTGATCGCGGCACGCAGTATCGTTCGGCGGTGTTTGCCGACGATGCCGGGCAGCGCGATGCCACCCAGGCGTATATCGCCCAGCTGCAGCGCGCCAAGGCGTTCCGCGCCCCGGTGGTGACCACGGTCGAGGGCGGCAAGCGCTTCTATCCGGCCGAGGGCTACCACCAGAACTACCTCACCCTGCACCCGGAGTCGCTGTATATCCGCATCAACGACCTGCCGAAGGTGGAGGCGCTCAAGCGCCAGTACCCGGCCCTGTACCGAGACACGCCGCGGCTGGTGTCCACGCTGTCGGCGCGCTGA